In Zingiber officinale cultivar Zhangliang chromosome 3A, Zo_v1.1, whole genome shotgun sequence, the DNA window atttttggcacgaatcagtgctggaaatcagaaattctgatttcatttcagactatcagaacctggatcggtcagcagaccgatccagtgccattacttctcctggatcggtcagccgaccgatccagatggatacagtagcctactgtatctccctggatcggtcagccgaccgacccagcatcgaacagaaggcatcccagcgtctccaggtgcctggatcggtctgcagaccgatccagacacacctggatcggtcatgctgaccgatccagcctctgctggatcggtccgcagaccgatccagcagggcacagaatcagggcaagtttgatcgattcgtggatcgaacagcagctagctgggaagttagctttgagttctagctcagatgggaggtcaagtatcctccttagcacatataccccaaccggaaaggtcttgaacccttccttataacagcatgggtgtaccagttgtcagtttaatagagtcagttagtgaaattttgttttacccagttttcgcacagtacagcacagtagcttcagtagttaatgtagcgttcCGGCTCatagcttagtacccaggagttgggtcgttacatcacCGGTTAGCCCTATGGGTATTTGTTTAATAGTAGAACTGACCAGGTTTATATAATTCCATACCCATCTCTGTTATGTATAAGTAGGATAACATTGTAAATCTGATCAGACGGTCGGGTGCACTTTACCTACAAGTTATTATACTCCCAACTAGACAAAAGGGCGACCGACCATAAAACACTTTGGCTCAGAATATTGACCAAACCTTTTAGAACATAGTATTTCTCCAGCGGCTCGTTATACACCCGGTCGGACAAAATACCAGTCGAGCCTAAGGCGCTTAGCTTTATATGGCGAACCGGGTGGATTTATAGCACACACAAGTTATTATATTATTTCTCAAACAAACTCTCAACATGTCCAGGGCATCAAAGTATTTCTCAAGCGGATTCCTAGCATAACTAGGCATTATATTATTCTCTGAACGAATATCTCAAAATTACACAGAATATAACCGAGTGGCTTAATACTGAGACAGATACAAAGGCGACCAGCCTTACTGGCCGACCAAGATACATGCGGCATAATACACAACAGAGCAGATTATACAGAATATAACCGAGTAGCTCAATAGAGACGGTCGACTTAGGACCGACCGAGATGTATTCAACAGACAAATCATAACAACCTGTCAAAATAACAACTAAGTGTCAGAGAATATTTTTCTGGAAGCCTCTTTGGAGACCATCATGTTTCCCATCAGCAAACCATTTATGATAACATATTCTCTCATCAACTACAGCAGTAACAAAAGTTATAAACAACAAAAGAAGTATACATATGGGTAAAAAAAATTCCTCAGATAATTATGGTGCGttgcctaacaaactctaacacacGTTACCACCTCGCGATTGCGAAGGTtttgagaggtggtatataaggGGGAGTCCTCTCCATGGTGAAGGTATGTTCTTTGAACATCTGCAACTTTACTCACGCGTGCACATTCTTACTGTTTTTTGTTCATTCGTTCAGACTagtattgacttgagcgtcaaagggcCTTTGCTAGGGACTCCCCCTAGTTTCGGGGCATTGGCGTCTTGTTGGCTCATCTCAGTGCACgcagaagcaaaaggaagcttTCTCGTGGAGTAAAAAGGTCTTCTACCAGTCAACTACCGATCCACCATACCCAGCGCATCATCTTACAGTtttagacaagatcaaatttgacacTGTCTATGGGAACTTTTGCCTGAATTTGAGAATCAGAGATAGAAGAAGCTGGAAGACTTACTATCATTATCTTAACGCAAGAAGACCTggatatgttgggtttttcgggtcgcaaaaatcgctttttgcgttgtggaaactcCGAAACCgctcaccggatccgtgcgaagaaataaaatttatgtaaaacttcgagtacgagtttctagcctagatctaaactagatctacaaaggagaagagcttttcccttgatgcgatgcccttcgctaatcccgctcgtccaaggttcgccggatctcgagagtatcaaagtagatactcctctatgtgtatccacacaagcaagaggtggagaaaccaaacaaaaggtgtgctaatacctttgaaaggttcggccaaggtggaggagcgggagagaagagagagcttgaggaagaagatgagagttacacaaaaaaatgaaactcaccaaaaaaaatcataagtggccggccacatgaatgaggttaataacctccatggaataccaagagtcacaactcttggtaactcccatgaggtggcatcccacttaagcaaccatgatgatgtggagcatcatcattggtccactctttgccaactcaccaatgaggtggcaaatggtcaagtcaaacttgactcttcatcttcctctcaagtcaagtcaaacttgaccacttttctcccatggttgatcaaatctaaccattggttcaagtcaattttaatttaatgaatctctattcattgaattaaattgactcaatgagtctaagtccaaattagactcatctaacacatgaaccaaattgagtccaacttaattagcctaatttggattactcttaattcaatttggttcatcacatggacctaatcctttaggttcatcaaatgaacctaatatccatttaattgccctttgtgtgtgactctataggttcttataacattggcaatgctcctaaacccatttagaagcataagtaatgagcggtatctagcaacacatcattactacccaagttataagaatgttgagatcaaacatcaccttgtgactactaattgtgactcttcacaatatatgacaagtgtccttctatcctagacatctagattgatcaatatgagacatagaccgtgccatcctctaatcaatctaaatcttgaatcccaagtagactcactcaatcaaatgagctcaacatctcatattgactcatttgggcatgaccatgcacttagtggtctcactctatcaagaatatcgatgtctctcccgtcatataggagggatagatctcatctacatcactcacatccctctgcataatttgttacatacccaataatcgcctttatagtccacccagttacgagtgacgtttgacgaagccaaaagtatgtaactccttatgtagggaaccatggtgacttcaggtccaagaactaatagttatactaatagccacatgagaaagtatatgacactcatataacgatccatgatactttctcatggcgggtcattcagtatacattctccaatgcatactcatgtgtcaacttgatatctccatatccatgacttgtgagatcaagtcatcgagttgacctacatgctagtctcgtcgcattaacattgtccctgaatgctaatacttgattaggaatgattaagagtagtgttccctatatcatctcactatcgattcaactaaccgattgatataggtaagaaccttctacttaaggacgctattatacttagttatttggcaccaatacaagtaagcataataaccaaatgtctttatatatataagaatatgatacaacaagtccacacaataatcatcaaatgattgactctagggctctaactaacaatctcccactagcactagtaccaatcaGTATAAGctttaaggcccaatgacctagtgtgaccatcatgctttctttgtgccaaaacctttgtcaagggatctgcgatgttagcctcagtgggtactctgcaaatctttacatctcctctatcgatgatctctcgaatgagatggaagcgccgtagtatatgtttggtccgctggtgtgagtgaggttccttggcctgtgctattgctctattattgtcacaatagagctctatgggatcagctatgctaggaaccatcccaaactcagtaatgaacttgcggatctaaactgcctcctatgctgcttctgatgcagcaatatactcagcttctgttgtagagtcagctactgtgtcctgcttcgaactcttacagctcatagcaccaccatttatgcaaaacacgaaccctaactgcgatcgataatcatctttatcagtttggaagctagctagcatcactgtaaccctttacagctagctcgtcatcgcctccatatattaagaaatattctttaatccttctcaagtacttagaatattcttgaccgctatccagtgactttcacctagatctgactggtatctgctcgtcatgctcaaagcatacgagacatcaggatgagtacatagcatggcgtacatgatagatcctatggctaaagcataagggatctgatccatacggtctctctcctctctagaagagggactttgagtcttcgaaagactcataccatgtgatatcggcagaaatccattcttggagttctgcatggcaaaccgaagtaataccttgtcaatgtatgtactctgacttaggccaagtaatcttttagatctatctctatagatctgtatgtctagaatgcgggatgtttcacctaagtccttcattaagaaacaagtctctagccaagtcttgacagactgtagcaaagggatgtctttcccaatgagtagtatgtcatccacatacaatataaggaagacaactgtgctcccaacaacctacttgtagacataaggttcatcttcattcttgatgaaaccaaactgtttgattgcatcatcgaatcgaagattccagctccgagaagcttgctttagtccataaatggacctatgcagcttgcatactctgctagtatgttgtggatctacaaaaccctcaggttatgtcatgtacacatcctcgagcaggtttccattcagaaacgcggttttggcatccatctgccagatctcataatcgtggtacgctgcaacaacaagcatgatccgaatggatttaaacatccactacaagaaattatagatttaaccacacctaatagacaacagttttttgagaaactgttgtctttttgtcatttaacaacggttttatggaaaactgttgttgttggtcgtgtttttttaaaaaagaaaacaatgtttaaaaaatcgttgtctttgacatacataagacaacgattttttaaaattgttgtcTATGAGATATCTTTACTTGGCATACGACAACAATTTTAatcaaccgttgtctattagtgttgCTTACATTTTAATGTGCATATTTTAATTTGGTGTCTAAAACTATGttgtctttaaaaattattttataaaaaaatactcAAACATAGTTATTTGCCTATTTTCATTGATGAAGTGAAATTTATATCCCTTAATGTTTATCTCTAAGATAAAATTTGTGGTCTATGTTAAGATGGATGGATTTATTCAAATAGTAAGGATAAAATTACAATTTTGTACAAACTATATGTTGCAACAACTATTCTTcattaatttcattttcttttccccGACGGCAAAACCCGCGCCAACCCTAATCGCGATCTTCTCCCCGACGACGACCGCCATGTTCTCTCCTTCCAGTCCACGCCGGTCACAAGTTCGCGATCGCCATGGCTCATTTTGTCCCGAGGTGCGTTTTTCTTCTCTCTCTGCAGAGCTCAAATACCAGGTTaatcttctcctccaagcttcCTTTGTTGTGTATGgacttttattttgaatttttaagcacatttCTTGGTTTTAAAGTTGCTTTTTCGTTGTTTTGTGGATTTTGGTTCTAGGTAAACTGTAATTAGGGATCAGCTGAAATCCAACTTTTCCACTTGAATTTACCTAATTGTTGGATTATTCAATTCTAATGGGGAAATGTACGCTAAATTGTCTTATTAATCGAAACGAGAAGCATGTAATCAACGGGAAACCATGGAAATCCATGAACACTAGTAGTTGAACTCGTGATAAATGGTTCCCTTTTTCACTGGAATGTAGTACATTAAGTTGTTCTAGAAATATCATCATTAGACATTTTAATGATTCTGTACTCGCAAGATAGTATATGGGACTGTGTGTTGGATCATCAAGCTTAAAATGTGGAACTGATTGTGCTTGTTTTTTACTGCTTCCGTGCCTGTTGGGACTGTGAGTTTGCTTTTGTTTGTGTTTGTCGGTTTGACGATAATTTCTACCACAGTAGCAAGTGACTTAGTCTTTTGTTATATCCCCTTTCTTGTTTGAGCCCAATTTTCTGTGTTGGAATGCCCCTTCTTGCTGAGATTTTAGCTAGAAGATTAAGATTCGTAAATTTGTGGTTGTAGATTGTCTTGATGAGTAAAATTCTCACATTTTACACTTGTCACTTGTTTAGAAGTGAAAGTGCACTAATTATTGATATTTCTGGCAACGTAGGTTTTGTTAGTGCAGATTGTGGAGGCAATGAATCATATACAAATGAGCTTGGACTGGAGTGGACACCAGATAGTCAATTTGTATATGGCGAAACAGCTAGAATATCAGCTCCAAATGAGAACCGGAAACAATACATGACAGTGCGCTACTTTCCTGCAGATAATCGAAAATACTGTTACACATTCAATGTTACAGTCAGGACACGCTACCTTGTGCGAACAAGCTTCTTGTATGGGAATTTTGACAAGAGTAATGTCTATCCGAAATTTGACATCTCAATTGGAGCAAGTCACTGGACAACCATTGTCATCTATGATGCAAATACCATTGTGACACACGAGGCTGTTATCCTTGCTACTGCTCCAACAATTAGCATATGTGTATCTAATGCTACAATTGGAGAACCATTTATTTCCACCATCGAACTTCGACAGTTTAATGGATCATTGTACCACACGGATTTTGAGACTCAGTTCTTCTTGAGTCTATCTACGAGAATAAATTTCGGTGCTGAGACTAATGAATCTGCCAGGTATTTTTTCCAAGAAATTATTTATGATAATCTAAAGTTGGGCagatttataaatataattttggTGTTGATGGAGAACTATATCTTGAATTATCACTAATGTTTATGTGGCATTATTTTTTTACTGGTACTGATTCATGTAAGGAGCTACTTTGTGAATTTTTACACAAATTTTATGCACTCTCAAACATTAAGCATAATTGAATCTTCGGATTTCCATAAAGTCATATTGAATCCCCTCAAATCCCAAAAGAGGTCTAGGAATACACCAAGAATATTATGTGAGGAAATACAAATAGTAGCtggagaaaaggaaggactcAATAAGGTGTGCCTGTTAGTTCTTAGTGGCAGAGCACAAACTAACCAGATTAAAATTAAGTGTAATTATCACTTATTTACTAAGGACATTGCAGTTCACTGTACCTCCATTCTGGTACAAATACCAAGTGTGATAGTGGTGTATACTTTCTAGTATTGAATAATTGTTGAGGTCTACATGGTAACTTTGTTGTTCTTGCAGGTATCCTGATGATCCATATGATCGAATATGGGAATCTGATTCTTTGAAGAGGGCGAACTACCTTGTTGATGTTGCTGCTGGAACTCAAAGAATATCAACCACTGTGCCTATAGATGTTAATAGTGATGAAAGACCTCCATCCAAGGTGATGCAGACTGCAGTAGTGGGTCAAAATGGAGGCTTAAATTATCGTCTTAACCTGAATGGGTTTCCGGGGAATGGTTGGGCGTTTTGTTATTTTGTAGAAATTGAAGATTTGAAACCAAATGAAATCAGGAAATTCAGGTTGGTGCTTCCGGGGAACAAGGAACTTACACATCTCATTGTAAATGTCGAAGAAAATGCCCAATGGAAGTATCGGCTATATGAACCGGGATCATATAATATAAGTCTCCCTTTTGTCTTGTCTTTTGCTTTTAAGAAAACAAATGATTCATCCAAGGGACCTATCTTAAATGCTTTTGAGATATACAAGTATATGGAGATAAATTATGGATCCCTAGACGGTAAGTAAAGAAATATCTTGTTAATTTGGTAATCTAGAGCAACACTGTTTTCTTTTAGAGTGTATCCTTCATACCTCTTTTCTCTTCAGCACTGACCATGGAAAGCTTTGTATCACATTACCCAAAAGAAGTTTGGGCACAAGAAGGTGGAGATCCATGCTTACCAGCTCCATGGTCGCAACCACAAATTGTTTCAATGTACTGAATGCTTCTCTAACTCTCATTGGTCTTTGTCATGTTTGCTTTGCTTTCCCATGCATGATTTCCAGTTTCTCTAGCTGACCTATGAATTGTTGCTAATGTACAAATTTTAGCTATCTTCTCGCCACGTGAACTAATGAATAGATTCATATAATGAACAGTAGACTATTAGGGAGAAATTTGACGGGGAATATACCTGCAGAGCTTGCTAGTTTAACTGGCCTAGTCGAATTGTAAGTTAGAATCTACTTCTGTTCCAAGTCAATTTATTTCATTTGGCACAACTGTTGATGGATTTAATGATTCCTTGTCACTGtgtcaaattcaaatatttcagATGGCTTGATGGAAACGTGCTTAGTGGCCATATACCTGCTCTCGGTGCATGCTTAAGTCTCAGAAACATGTAATATATAAATATTGCTGGTTTATATATCAAACACTTAATCATTCGCTAGActtttttaattgtttttttgCAGTCACCTTGAGAACAATAAGTTAACTGGTGATCTATCATTTTTGGATGGCCTATCAAATTTACAAGAACTGTATGTCCTTTCTTGCCATTATATTGTCATTTAACGAACATCAATGTTTGCCCAAATTTGTTCTCTTTTAACGTTTGGCTTTGTCTAGCACCAACTCCAGCATGAAGAAACTATTGAGCTTGCAGGTACGTGCAGAACAATATGCTGTCCGGAACAGTACCTGGTCATCTTCTTGGCAAAAATATAGTTTTCACGTGGGTATTTCTTATTAGATTGTGTTGAATATCTCTTTAAGTCCTACTTTCCAATGAAATTACAATTATCAAACTTGGGTATGCTATTTTGAGGCGTATCCCCAAGTGCAATAACATAAGAACAGAATTTAGACTGGCCTAATCATGATTGTTCTTGGTGATCAACAAAACAAGCTATCTAGTCTTTCACATTGTGTTTCACTTCATATACTTACTTATTGCTATTAAGAGGACTGTTGGAACAATTTATAGGTTGTCATTGGTTGAATTCACCTTTGAGTATATTATGGTTTATTTTTCTAAGCATTTTCTACGGAATAGATGAAGGATTACATTTTGAACAATTGAAAGAGATATGGTATTTATTTCATAGTATTAACTCTGCAACATGAATCAAGTTTGTTTATCCAACTTATACTGTAGTGCATTTGCCCACCCATAATATGAATCAAGTTTGTTTATCATAGAAGGTCTCACCTATAGTTTTATCATATGTAAAAGATATGCATACAACAAAAAATTTTCCAACCGTAACACGTGTATCCTGTTCGACATGGAATTGAAAATTAGTGGTTCTTTTTTGGATTCCATTAAAAAGATAAGCTTTCTAGTACATGGACTTTTAAGCTATCAAACACAATCCATCCATGTTGGCCACGTTAAGTCAATCAAAATTTGACCACTTTGAGTTATAAGCTCACCAAGTTTCACAGTTAAATCCTTTCACACTTGATACGCATATTGGTGTAATAAGCAAACTTAACTCTTTGTATAAACATGTCAAAGGTCCAGTAGCTCTTGACATATTACAACCTCTAATGTTggtgataaaaatatatactggagactagctagacttgttgttgttgaattatattaaaatcatgtgatttttattttcacaggaagtaaaagggtgttatatacttagcCAATTTTGGTACTTTAATCATAGGAATTGCACAAgtagagaagatttgatccaacaaaataattgttgggttcttcgggccgcgaaaaccgctttttcgcgtcgcgaaaaccccgagtcacccaaaggagaagaagagtgaatgaatcaaaataagaggaaattcaaaaaaccccttagccatcaagtggccagccactctaggaggtgtaacccccacattaattccaattaatgtggagaccattaagagttgtaacccccatgaggtggcactctaggatgatatggatcaacactattggtccacatcttgccacctcactaaatgacatggcaacaagtgtaacctcctcatttaatgtgggtcggccacattaaatgctatggaggcttgtaacctccatgaggtgacacacattgatgatgtggagcaatcctattggtccacatcttgccaactcactagtgatgtggcaaaaagtcaagtcaaacatgactttttctcttcctctcaaatcaagtcaaacttaatcaaatctctctcatggttgatctaatccaaccatatgattcaagccaacttaatataatgaatctaattc includes these proteins:
- the LOC122050538 gene encoding probable LRR receptor-like serine/threonine-protein kinase At1g67720, whose translation is MDGFIQISTPVTSSRSPWLILSRGAFFFSLCRAQIPGFVSADCGGNESYTNELGLEWTPDSQFVYGETARISAPNENRKQYMTVRYFPADNRKYCYTFNVTVRTRYLVRTSFLYGNFDKSNVYPKFDISIGASHWTTIVIYDANTIVTHEAVILATAPTISICVSNATIGEPFISTIELRQFNGSLYHTDFETQFFLSLSTRINFGAETNESARYPDDPYDRIWESDSLKRANYLVDVAAGTQRISTTVPIDVNSDERPPSKVMQTAVVGQNGGLNYRLNLNGFPGNGWAFCYFVEIEDLKPNEIRKFRLVLPGNKELTHLIVNVEENAQWKYRLYEPGSYNISLPFVLSFAFKKTNDSSKGPILNAFEIYKYMEINYGSLDALTMESFVSHYPKEVWAQEGGDPCLPAPWSQPQIVSIRLLGRNLTGNIPAELASLTGLVELWLDGNVLSGHIPALGACLSLRNIHLENNKLTGDLSFLDGLSNLQELYVQNNMLSGTVPGHLLGKNIVFTWVFLIRLC